The Doryrhamphus excisus isolate RoL2022-K1 chromosome 18, RoL_Dexc_1.0, whole genome shotgun sequence genome contains a region encoding:
- the dusp7 gene encoding dual specificity protein phosphatase 7: protein MRSPHPRGGCVMVTVTMSKSAEWLQEELESGAAAQLLLLDCRPHELYESSHIEAAINVAIPGLMLRRLKKGNLPIRSIIPNNEDKEKFVKRCKTDVVLLYDEAAPERQESGLGSSVLGLLLQKLRDDGCKAFYLEGGFHKFQSDFPEHCETNLDCSCPSSSPPSSVLGLGGLRISSDCSDGESDREPVSATESEGSPLPSNQPAFPVQILPYLYLGCAKDSANLDVLSKYNIKYILNVTPNLPNMFEHEGDFKYKQIPISDHWSQNLSQFFPEAISFIDEARSKKCGILVHCLAGISRSVTVTVAYLMQKLNLSLNDAYDFVKRKKSNISPNFNFMGQLLDFERTLGLNSPCDNNRATSPAANEQLFFTTPTNHNVFQLDTLEST from the exons ATGAGAAGCCCTCACCCGCGGGGAGGCTGCGTGATGGTGACCGTGACGATGAGTAAGAGCGCCGAGTGGCTCCAGGAGGAGCTCGAGTCCGGGGCCGCCGcgcagctgctgctgctcgaCTGCCGGCCGCATGAGCTCTACGAGTCGTCGCACATCGAGGCGGCCATCAACGTGGCCATCCCGGGCCTCATGCTCCGCAGACTCAAGAAGGGAAACCTACCCATCCGTTCCATCATCCCCAACAACGAAGACAAGGAGAAGTTCGTCAAGCGTTGCAAAACGGACGTGGTGCTTCTGTACGACGAAGCCGCCCCCGAGCGACAGGAGTCCGGGTTGGGGAGCTCCGTGCTCGGGCTGCTGCTGCAGAAGCTCCGGGACGATGGATGCAAGGCTTTCTACCTGGAAG GAGGCTTCCACAAGTTCCAGTCCGACTTTCCTGAACACTGCGAGACCAACTTGGACTGTTCTTGTCCCAGCAGTTCCCCACCGTCCTCCGTGCTGGGCCTGGGAGGACTCCGCATCAGCTCCGACTGCTCTGACGGTGAGTCGGATCGCGAGCCGGTCAGCGCCACAGAATCGGAAGGCAGCCCACTGCCCAGCAACCAGCCGGCGTTTCCAGTCCAGATCTTGCCGTACTTGTACCTGGGCTGCGCCAAGGACTCCGCCAACCTGGACGTGCTGAGCAAGTACAACATCAAGTACATCCTCAACGTCACACCCAACCTGCCCAACATGTTTGAGCATGAGGGCGACTTCAAGTACAAGCAAATCCCCATCTCGGATCACTGGAGCCAGAACCTCTCGCAGTTTTTCCCTGAGGCCATTTCATTCATTG ATGAGGCCCGCTCCAAAAAGTGTGGCATCCTGGTGCACTGCCTGGCGGGGATCAGCCGCTCGGTGACGGTGACGGTGGCTTACCTGATGCAGAAGCTCAACCTGTCACTCAACGACGCCTACGACTTTGTCAAACGCAAAAAGTCCAACATCTCGCCCAACTTCAACTTCATGGGCCAGCTGCTGGACTTTGAGCGGACGCTGGGCCTCAACAGCCCGTGCGACAACAACCGCGCCACGTCGCCCGCCGCCAACGAGCAGCTCTTCTTCACCACGCCCACCAACCACAACGTGTTCCAGCTGGACACGCTGGAGTCCACGTGA